TAGTGCGATATAAGacctcttcttgttcttgctggCTGAATGAGCGCAGAACAAAATTGATGGCACCCAACATTCCAGTTGGTCGTCCGATGCCTGTAAAACATGCGGAGGATGATATTTCAGATTCATAACCTGAACGGCAAAACAATCAAAGAAGTGGGCATCTGGCATACCAATCCTTAGACGTGGGAAATCACGGGTGTTTTTGAAATGGTGAATGACGCTTCTCATCCTGAAACATGTTAAGTAGGACAAAGGTAATGGCATATTACCAATAGCGTCCAACATAGTACTTTGACATACAAAGTTTAAATGGAGTTCATAAAATGGAACCAGTGAATAAAGTAGAAAGGCAATAAGTTAAATGAATACCCATTATGTCCACCATGTCCCCCCTTTGGCAGTAGATGTAATTTCGCAAAGGGTAAGTCTAGATCATCGTAGATCTAAAAGGAGTCGTAGAACAGCTTGTGAACAATTAGAAAATGGAACATGATAAAGCATCAGCTCAAGAAAAGCATTTACCACAACAACTTGATTGAGCGGTATCTTGAAATATGAAACCAGCATGCCAACCTGCATAAGGGATAAGATCATCGTATTCAGTAAAGGGTAAGTCTAGATTGTAGGTTGTAAGATTTTCCTATCACAAAAACCTGCATAAGGGAGTCCTATTCAGTAAAGGACAACCAAGTACAGTGATTTGTAGGTTGTAGCTGCATTAGAGTTGTGTACTTACAGACTCACCACTTGCATTCATAAAAGTCTGCGGCTTGGCCAGCATTACAGGGACATCACCAATAAGGCCTATAAAATACAAGGCAATGAGGGCAACAATGCCTTTGCACAAACTTAAATATTTATACGAGGTTTTTACGTTCGAGCGAAGAAAAAATGTAAATTAAAAACTCGTGTGCTCATGTATTGAATTAAGAGTGACAGAGAGATTGACATGTAGATACATATAACAAAACATTAACTGAAGATATTGGGTGGTTACACTTAGTGCATGAAGGTGATTGAGGAAACTTTTTTTCTCAAGAGACAGGATGCATATACAAATGATGGGTTTACAGTCCGCACCCAACTATTCCAGCTATGATAATGCCCAAAGGCAACaggtggcacccatcatttgggcatagaattctggaattcattttgaattccagaaaccaacttgtttgggtGGCACGGAATTGGCCATAGGAATccaatctcaaattccatggaattaCACTATAACTAACCTCAATTCCTttctaaaagccatcatttctctagaattgtctctcactctacaattccacgtggtagacaaacatgatttttgaacccggaattcaaattcaaccaaatgaaatcctgtcaaaaattggatttcatttcatttctaccaaatgaaatgaattcttggttgccaACGGGCTCTTAGTTGTTCTGTTTGAGGAAAGTGCATTAGGGATACAAAGCAATTGGATACCAATTGTTAAACCAGGTTACCCCTTGTGCATTATTCTCAAGCGTAATTAGCCGCCCAAAAAAGAAGCTACCAGACACAATAGCACGGGTAGAACGACCAAAACATAACTCAAAACTGAGCTAGGCCTATGTTGAGCAGGCCGACATTTATCTTTCAGCTAGTAGTTGTATTAATATAACTCACTCAAAAGTATAACCATTTCAATTATACAATTGATGGAACAGTATTGTACAGCTGCGCTTGTTGTAAACAAACAAACTTTGTTGTAGATTACCTTTCCCAACCATTGCCTTGAACTGTCTATTGCTGATAGAGATCCCCTCAGCTTCGGCAATAGCATCAATCATCTCAAACCCAACCTGCGAGCCAAATCAAATGATTACAACATGGTATTTGAGATACTGCAATCTGGCCTGTATGCTAAATGGAAACACCATCCAGGAATCAGGACCACTATTATTCTCAGCTGACAGTATTCAGAAGTTCATGAAAATACAGAGTTAACAGAACCCCAATTGTTTCTatcaagcaagcaaacaaaaaagagaactCGTCTAAGGCTGAAATCAAGCCTAAGTAGCCTTTCCGAACTCACTAATTAACGTGTGACATATATTCTTGTGGACGACATAGTCAAAACAGAGTTGATAAGAAATTGCAATATTTAGCACTGCGATTTACGAATTTACACCATGATTAACTACGACAGGGCTACCAGCTGAAACACTAAAATTTCGTTCAGGATACGGGAAGCAGGAGCCAAATCGAAGGAACGCGAGAGCTTACGTTGTGGCGGGTCCCCTTGTACATCCTGCCGGGGTTCCCGAGCCCGACAAACAGCCAGGGCTTCTGGTccccgccggcagcggcggctgcagAAGAGGAATAGGAAGCATCGGCGGCGCTGCAAGCGGGACCGGTCGCCGCCATTCTTCTAGGGCTCAACCGGCCGAACGAGATTCGCGGGAACGCGAGGCGCGTAGATGCTCCGGAAGCGGAGGCGGGGATCCCGGAGAGAAACCGCAtcccggccccggcgccgttGGTGGTTTTGTAGAAACGGGTCACAACTTCTGAAGAGTTGCCGGATCCGATTTCGCACACTGATTACAACAGATTCTTGACCGAATATCGCTGACCGGTTGACCCGCTGACCGCTGCCATAAAGAACTGGATTGGATTGGCCCAATGGCACAAGGACGAGTTCATCTAAGAACTTGACCAGCTGACCAGCTGACCCCTGTTCCAAGGACAGGATTGGATTGGCCATTGGTCCAGTGGCACGGCACGAGCCGAGTTTCATCCATGAAAAAAGGGGCTCATGTGCATGTATTTGTTAAACAGTTAACGGACATTCCTACAACAATGTCAAGACGCAACAAGAAAAAATTATCACAAAACTACAATATTAACGGACTAGGCCTCTCTTTCtacatgtacaatgcaagatgcTAAGACAAGGTGCTtacgaaaataaaccaaacactTTTTTAAGCACCAGTGCTTATTTGTATAGAGGAGGTGTCAAGTTAGACATCTGCTTAGTCTAAATAAACATCAGTGCTTAATAAAAAccggttaatttttctaaacaCCCACCTAGacatcttgcattgtacatgctcttaaAAAAATTCGACACAGACAATCGCGTGAGAAATGTTTCTATAGACAAAGACAATAATTCTGAAGCACAACATCGATCGTTAAACGAGATTGATAACCAAATCAACAAGTTCCATCCTAGACTTGCAGGAGGCAGTAGTACTATGCAACAAACATTCTGAAGCACCAAATTAAACATCGGTAAACGAGACTCATCACCATTGCTTGCTCAAGATGGACACTTGAGAAGCAAAACCTAATCGATCAAACCAAGACACTTATCATCAGCAGAACTGCTGGGTCCTTTTCTGGCGATCAGCGGTGAGATTGAACAACTTATCAGGGCAAAGCTGGTTGAGCAGCTCCATGTACGCCAGATACAGCACCCGATCCTTGGCGCCCGTGCGATGCTTCTTGGCATGTGAACACAAGTGCTTGAGCTGCTCCAGCGTGCAGAACCCCAGCGCCTGCCCCAGCACGAGGAACACCCAGTTGATCCGCTCCTTCTCCGGCGGGATCACGGCGCGGACGCTGCCCCGCTGCCCGCACCCGCCGCAGTCCGCCATGGCCGGGCTCTGCCAGGCCTCCGGGGCACGGTCGTTCATGTCGTCGATGTGGCGCGCCACGAAGCTCCGGACTTCCAGGAACTTGGTGGCGATGTCGTAGGAGATTGTCTTCCGGGCCTCGCAGCGCCGGCATTGGACTTCGCCCTCGATTGTCGTGATGCCGAGCTGGGCGAGCTCGGAGATTGAACGGTGGATTCCCAAGCGGGATGTTGCCCATGggaatggcggcggcggcgcggggacggcgttgttgttgggcggcggcggcaatggcgggtCGCCGCTGTTGAGGATGACGGGGAGAGGTTGTGGCGCAGGAGTGTCGTTGTTGGAGGTGCGGCGCCGGACTGCGCGACGGAAGCGGCGAgggcccgccggcgccggggaagaagaagctgggACAGTCGTCCCGATAAATCTCGTGCGAATCTGTGAGGCGCCTGCGCCATTGCCTGCAGGCGGATGCGAAGAAGAACCGATCTGAACTCCGGTCGGAGCAGCAATGAAGCCGGCGGCCGTACCGGCATCAGGGACATGCGGTGGGAAGAAGGGGATGAGCGGCAACACCGGAAGATCGTCGGAGCAGCGCTGCGGCTGCACCACGGGGGCTACGACGAGGGGAGCCTCGCGGGGcaacgtcgtcgtcgtggacGGAGCgagcgtgccgccgccgctgtagATGGAGCCGAGCGAGAGATGCCACAGCGGCGGTGAGCGGCCGTCTCCATCGTCCTGGTCGCCAATCCGCTTCAGacccgaggaggaggaggaaccagGATGGCCGCCAGAGAAGAAggactcctcctccttccccatGGCGGACGGGGCACTGGGAAAATCGATTGCGTGTAGAACGCTTTCAGTTCGGGCCGGTATTTATGCAAAGAGAGGAAGTGTGGATTCGGTTTGTTACTGCTGGTACTCCCTAAGTCCCTATTCATCGGTTCGGATTCCTGTAAATTGGAGAATGGACCGTGTTCACACGCAGCCGGGTAATCTGCTGAAGTTTGTTACAACTAGTACTATGTGTTCGGATTCCTATTAGAAGATAGACCGTGTTCACATTGACCCGGGTAATTTTTTAAGACCATGGTcaactgaaaaaataaatcgaCTAAAAAGTCCAAGGATAATaatatcatttttttaaaatgggGTTTATATTACAATCACGCATAAACTGGCTCATCACGCAGGAAGTCACGTAGTCACACAAAACCCTAGTAGACCACACAACTACGGCACCAACTTGCAATACTATGAGCGGCAACGGTACAAAGCCTATTGATTTTACGAACTTGTATGCCAGGATCAAAGAGCATGATCTGTTTGATATCCTCGTAAATACCACATATGGGTGAACGATCCTTCTCCGTAGAGTTAATGGCCACGGAGACAGCAAGGCAATCCGTTTCAAGAGTGGCCGGAAGATCAGACATCGA
The Brachypodium distachyon strain Bd21 chromosome 2, Brachypodium_distachyon_v3.0, whole genome shotgun sequence genome window above contains:
- the LOC100840419 gene encoding peptidyl-tRNA hydrolase, mitochondrial, whose protein sequence is MRFLSGIPASASGASTRLAFPRISFGRLSPRRMAATGPACSAADASYSSSAAAAAGGDQKPWLFVGLGNPGRMYKGTRHNVGFEMIDAIAEAEGISISNRQFKAMVGKGLIGDVPVMLAKPQTFMNASGESVGMLVSYFKIPLNQVVVIYDDLDLPFAKLHLLPKGGHGGHNGMRSVIHHFKNTRDFPRLRIGIGRPTGMLGAINFVLRSFSQQEQEELNSTFCKGLQAVRIMLLEGFNKSATFVNTPPPAEMLIK
- the LOC112270929 gene encoding uncharacterized protein LOC112270929, which produces MGKEEESFFSGGHPGSSSSSGLKRIGDQDDGDGRSPPLWHLSLGSIYSGGGTLAPSTTTTLPREAPLVVAPVVQPQRCSDDLPVLPLIPFFPPHVPDAGTAAGFIAAPTGVQIGSSSHPPAGNGAGASQIRTRFIGTTVPASSSPAPAGPRRFRRAVRRRTSNNDTPAPQPLPVILNSGDPPLPPPPNNNAVPAPPPPFPWATSRLGIHRSISELAQLGITTIEGEVQCRRCEARKTISYDIATKFLEVRSFVARHIDDMNDRAPEAWQSPAMADCGGCGQRGSVRAVIPPEKERINWVFLVLGQALGFCTLEQLKHLCSHAKKHRTGAKDRVLYLAYMELLNQLCPDKLFNLTADRQKRTQQFC